In Euphorbia lathyris chromosome 2, ddEupLath1.1, whole genome shotgun sequence, the sequence taaaaaaaagaaataaaacaattttctgttggaacaatataagtattatgttggaacaaatggtgcactgatttggaacaatgtaagtaggacaaaaaacgtgctcagaaaattatcaaaaaattccaaaacatttaaaatatcattttaagaaactttaattcttggctcaaagcgagattccttacagttttgacccaacaaattgttgaagcatgtaaaattgataaaattaaggaaaaagttttattgggactaaaccgtaagaaatcccacttcgacccaagaattaaagtttcttagaataatgttttacattgtctggatttttttgagaattttcggggcactttttttctcaccggaaaacgtccacccggattccgttcaccgaaattttttttacttgaacttcagggatcttaaaatgaccgtctaatttagacgagtctcatagtataaaatttttcgaaaaacgatgttagagatgtcgggaaaatgtactttaaagaaaagaaataaaacaattttctatatcctctctttccttttatttacaaatttgtcaccttgcctttttcaattatcatcaaaactacgtagttttgttatatCACACAATAAGCTTCTTGTCACACCCTAACtccttgtcacactggatctcacccctatatatatatatatataaaagaaactCATGATTAGCACATTTATACAATGctaataagtaaataaataaaaaagataaatacaaattttaaaTCCTATGGAGAATTGAATGCATTAATTAAGATTGACCGATAGATTGGACCATTAAAGAAAGTATATCCTCTTTTTGATCAGTTTTAGAAGTTAAATTGgatcttttatgtttttacatTTACATTAGtgagtttttgttttttaaaaataattatatagtctttaagtttttttttccaTCAACTCTTTCATCATTCTTTAAATTTATTGGTAAGATTAGACTAAATTACATCTTAAATGATAAAATTACCTTTTATCAtagtttataataataaaatattttttctattttctttttcttttccgtATAATCTTAATATCTTGAATATATAGTAATTGGTTCATTAAATTTTATctaattataaaaatttatttcattaaaaaaagaatgaaaaatatttccaaaattataaaattatgagTAGAGCTATGTAAAATGTAAATGTGACTTTTAATctctaatataaaatttatggaaaaataaaaaaaaaatacaatgttgtaaaattttcaaaatttataataatttttaatataaatttttattttacaaaaaaaaaaaaaaactaaacttgattcttaaaaaaataatagtaaaatcgtaggttacaaaaataaattttaaaaaaattaattacaaataaataatttatcagtccctatattttaacataacatattatttagttcttgtattttaataatactcTGTTTAGTCCATAATTTTTGTATTATTCAACGGTTTAGTCACCGAGTTATTTGAATTATTATACAGATGGATCCATCTACaagggactaaactgttgaatagcataaaaattaaggattaaatattatattattaacaTATGCGGACCAAATAGTGTTTAGATAAAAAATGTAGGGACTAATAAACTATTTActcaataattaataatatttaaagtttCCTTaatgatatgttttttttttttattgattcctTAATGATATGTTACATGTAATAGGAGGTtaactttttttattgatttttattatttttattgacacATGTCACATTACTACTACCATTTTGATTGgcttctgaacttttaaagtgtcacGATAGCCTCCTTAACTTACACAAAATGCCTAAATAGTTCCctcaatttgcttaaaatgtaatcaattaatcaatcagTTAAAATGTGGTGCACgcgtcttagaatgttattatataattcacataatagattaaaTTATATTAGAAAGAAATTCTTACTCTTTAATGTCAGAACCATATTCCCCAACCTTGGCCATTTTACTGTTTCAAAGCAACATACTTTCtgtatttaacattttttttttttgcaaccaagtGATTAAATTATTACATTTTATGAAAGTTGAGGGGGATATTTGGACATGTTATGCAAATTGATGGAGCTATCAAAACAATTTAGAAGTTCAGAAGATAATtaagttttttaaacaaattcagaggACAAATAACGTATTAAGCCATTCAATTGAGTTTCACATCCAAACTCACTcctaattaagaaatataattcaATTCTTCAATAATAaagaatgataaaaaaaaatatgagtttaaaaaacctattaaagataaaaaaaaaaacatttaagaaACAATGATTAATAATACCAAGTATTAATAATCATTGTCAAACTTtccaaatcataaaaaaaaactaaaaattggaAACAATCAATCatctaaaaaaatcaattatcacaTAGAATAATCGGAGACACTAATCGGGGATTAACGGGACGAGGATACCTTTCCTCATCCTCGTCGCGGCGGATAAAATTATCCTTATCTCTGTCCTATGGAGATCCTTATCGAGGATCCGTCCCCGTCGGGACTGGTCACTGGTGGAGCCGACCCATTAACAACATCAAAATGAGATTTTCAAgaatttaatgatatttttaacaactttaattcttcaactttttagctttgaggttatttaggtgttgttttgtaATGAAAGAGAAATTTAATCTTTAGTTAGagaaagctcaaaaaatgacgatttaaaaaaaataaaaaacgtgattccataataaatatgattttaaacaactttaatttttgaaaattttcattttaacatCATTAACaatcaaatttggcaaaatCAACCTAAAAGTGAAAGGAATTGCTAACGGTGCCAACCATATTGTTATTTTTGCTCCAAAAAATACCACAAATACTAGATCATCGAAATGTGAAACCACgtgatatttttttaacttatcCCTAAAATTAAACATATTCAACTAAATTTCCTCTAAAGACTAAAACTAGTCCACGAGATTGTATTTGTTTGAGTGTAGCACCGAGAGTAGAATGTGGACTTCTTCTTTCAATATAACTCCGACTTTGTTTATGTTTTCGAAGAATACTGCACAATTAAATGTctgtttgtttccatttttcgaAACTGTCTTTTGACTTTTAAATCTAAACAAGAGACAAAAATGATTGGTGAAAATTCAAAATAGTTGTTTTTaacagaaaaatcaactaatatctactatctATCAGTAACAGCAAATAATTAACAACAACAGTAAGCAGGATTAGGTGAAACAAACAAGTCCTAAATCTTTATTCAAACCTTCTGCAGAAATTATAATCTCACAATTCTCAACATCAACACTTGAAAttctaaacaaataaaaaagaaactatGGAAGTTGAAATTGTATTTTCAGAAGTAATTAAATATTGCATAAATCAATCAGAAATATCTGATAACATTTATGGAGACGGAGGCATCCGATGACGGCAAATAGGGCAAGTGTTAGCTCTGTTCAGCCATTTTTTGATGCAGCCTCCATGGTATATATGAGAGCATGGCAAACGCTTGCCTATCGACATTTCATCCAAGCAAATCGAACATACCGACCCTGATTCTTTCACTCTTACATCCTCCAACTTTTCGATAAATTCGGATATCATATGATGTACGTTCGGAGCTTCTTCCTCGTTGCCCATCAACAACAGATGATGATCAATCTCAGCCAAAGCTAAATGCGCAACATCATCGTTGACAAGAATACTTTCAAAGTCATTGATAGAGAATACCGTAACAACGGTCCTCGCCATTGTTGGAAACAACAAATTAATAATGAAAACagaatactatatatatatatatataaaaaaaattgaatcctATAGAGAAATTGAATGCACTAATTGAGATTAACAGATAGATTTGACTCATTAAGTTtaatggattttttttaattaaggaaaatatatccttttttttttaccattttagAAGTCGCTTCCTTATGTTTTTACGTTTATActagtaagttttttttttcatcaacTCTTTTATCCTTTAAATTTATTGgtcaaattatactaaattaaatttcaaaatgataaaattacCATTTATTATAGTttatagaaaaaatataaatataaacttTGTGATTTGACCGATCCATCTTGATAGCTCATCTATTTACATAAAATGTCCAATTAACTCATGAATTTAcctaaaatgtaattaattaaatatatagttaaaaaaaaattaaattaaatacaaaaaaatattaaacatgtaatacccttaacattttgggtcaggagcaattttacctctaacgtttaaaatggtgcaattttacccctaacgtttgtagtcaagagcaattttacccctaacgttgataaattggatcaatttcagacactattataaaatacagtcatttttttctttattttacaccaattgcatatcaattggttcttaaaaaaatgatataatgttttttataatttaataataaaattggagattagtatttataaattcggtggatttttaaatttttttgtctaattcgtacaaagacaatatatttttaatatttttttcttatttttttcgcatcccaacatatgtttgtgatttgttactaataaaataacGTATGTGTgaagatgacaagattcatgaccgagaagatagtttgatgaattatttctcaaattgactaaatttatcaacgttagaggtaaaattactcttggcttctcatattaaaggtaaaattgtactattttaaacgttaaagataaaattactcctgacctaAAATAGTAGGAAGGAAACTAAAACAATGAATGTCCGGCAGGGTGGGCCCTGAACCTAGGCTGGGAGTTCGTTCGTATAGAAGATAAAGTACTGCACAAAAACAGCAGCAACTGCCTTAACCGGGATCACACTGTCGTACAATTAGCTTTCGGGGCAAAATAAAATAGCATTTTTCTGACCCGTTTTGCAGATTCTCCGGAGTCCGCTCTAGTAGACGACGATTTGCTCTTCATTCTCCAACGGGAGAAGACATCGATGCTAATTATTGTTAGCGGAGAGGATAATTGTTGAATTTACATGTCTATGGAATATCAAGACTGGAGTGATATTCACGATTGTGTCGTCAATCTGGTAAGTGTTAGGGATTATCTGTATTGTGATTTTTACTGTGGAGAAGGAGAGATGGAGCtgaaatttgatttttgaattgCAGAGAAATAATCATCATCGACGAAAGGAGAAAGTTTATATCGGATGCGGGGCTGGATTTGGAGGCGACAGACCATCGGCGGCACTTAAGTTGCTACAGAGAGTTAAGGAGCTTGATTATCTTGTGCTTGAATGCTTAGCTGAACGCACACTTGCCGATCGTTATCAGGCTATGTCGTCTGGTGGCGATGGCTATGATTCTCGGAGTATGTGCACTTCTTTCAGAATGTTTATGATAATGTTGAATTCTCTAGTGTTCTTTCCTAGAGTTTTGATAGAGTTCTGACAAGAATTGAGTGAGAAATTGAATAGTAGCTGAAATTTAAGATAGTTTATGCACATAAATTGAGGAGGCATATTGCTGCAATTTAAGCGCTGCATTGGAAAATCTTGTGCTTGAATGCTTAGCTGAACGCACACTTGCCGATGGTTATCACGCTATGTCGTCTGGTGGCGATGGCTATGATTCTCGGAGTATGCTCACTTCTTTCAGAATATTTATGATAATTTTGAATTCTCTAGTGTTCTTTCCTAGAGTTTGATAGAGTTCTGACAAGAACTGAGTGAGCAATTGATTAATAGCTTGTAAAATAACAACCATTTTTTGTGAAAGTGTTCATTCTGTAGATAAGATAGtttatgcacataaaattgAGCAGGCATATTGCTGCAATTTAAGCGCTGCATTGGAAAATCTTGTGCTTGAATGCTTAGCTGAACGCACACTTGCCGATCGTTATCAGGCTATGTCGTCTGGTGGCGATGGCTATGATTCTCGGAGTATGCTCACTTCTTTCAGAATATTTATGATAATTTTGAATTCTCTAGTGTTCTTTCCTAGAGTTTGATAGAGTTCTGACAAGAACTGAGTGAGCAATTGATTAATAGCTTGCAAACTAACAACCATTTTTCTGAAAGTGTTCATTCTGTAGGTAAGATAGTTTATCCACATAAATTGAGCAGCATATTGCTGAATTTAGGCCCTGCATTGGAAAATGAATGCCCAAAGAGAATGATTTCTTTTTGCATTCCTGTTTTTTAGTTAGTTTGTTAATTAAGGCAAAAGGTTTCATTTGTGAAATGTGTATCTGATTGCTCTTTATCAGTAAACTCTGACCTTTTACATGAAAATATGCTATCGTATGTGAGCGtgaatgtgagtttttttttttcccttcTCATATATGTTCATTCTCTATGCCTCATTGCCTCTCTGCAGTTTCGGACTGGATGAGTTTGCTCCTTCCTTTAGCTGTGGAAAGTGGAACTTGCATAATAACCAACATGGGTGCAAGTAAGAATCTACACATTGAATTACGTTACAACAAAAATGTTTTGCAAGTTAGTTATTATGTTAGAAGATCTCAAAGATGAATTTTCTTTTACCTGTTCTTTTCTAAATTTATGCTTATCTTCTCCGGCCAGTGGATCCGCTTGGTGCTCAGGAGAGAGTTCTGGAAACTGCCTGCAATATGGGGCTTACTGTTTCTGTTGCTGTGGCCCATGAGCTTTCTTCAAATAGATCAGGTATCATTTGTTAATGAAAATCCGAATTATGTTTTTTTGGGGTTGGCGGGGGAAGGGGAATTAAAACAATTGTCGTCATTACTTCACTAGAGGAAGTTAATATATTTGAATCAACTTTATTTTTGCTGTGTTCTGTGTGTATGTGTTAGATAAAGGTATAGAACTCAAAGCAAACTGTTTTTATATTCAGGTTCGGGGTCTCAACCTAGGAAATCAAATGTTATGGAAAGTGTAAGAATCTGGTTCTCTTGCCTGTACTTCCTGTTTATAACTGTAATTGTTATCTATCAtttcaaattttaatgttttaattttctCTTGGCATTAGATGTTTAAAACAATATTTATGAAAAGACCTGTCATGTTTATATGCACGCAATACCTTTCACTCTTAAAACTTGCcaagaattgcattttttaTTAGGATAAAGTTTTACTTCGTTTatgacatatttaattttatatggaGGGAGCACTTGATTGTCACTCTATGTGTCTCTATCTCTGAAGGGCATTAGCACTTATCTTGGAGCTGCTCCTATTGTTGAatgtttggagaagtatcaaccAAATGTTATAATAACTTCACGAATTGCTGATGCTGCTTTATTCTTAGCACCAATGGTATGTAGCTTAGTCCTCTCTCTCACATCTCTTCCTTCTCTAGCAGTCTTTCCCTTATGTTTAATGATTTACTTCAGACATCCTCTGATTTAGCATATgacatatgtttcatgtttGGCAATGACATCGTTTCATCCATCTATGTGGAACCTGGGGAACTTTAAATGCCTGAAAAATAGTACTCATTCATTTGTTAAATGACAAGACTAATCTATTTGTTTCacggaaaatattttcctcgTTTTCGAACATTTGGGTAGCTCAACAAGAATAcaagtcaaaggaaaaaaagTTGATTTTCAACCGCAAAATAGGGGAAAACTACTTCCCTTTTTAAGAAAGGAAATTACTTTCCAATCTTTCAACAATGCAACAAATATTGAggcttaaattattttttttagccCTTAAAATTAAGGCAAAACTCGTATTCTtatattaaagacaaaaagTGGCAAATGTTTTACCAAGTTAAATTATTTTCATGAAGCAAACAGAGCCTAAATTGCAACTTAATCCATATGTTTATGGATTTAGGATAGCTATGATCATGTAAATCAGCATATGGTTTCTCATCACAAAAAGCTCCcgagaaaattaatattttcgtCACCATAATTTTGGCCTAGACATCTGATCTTGCATATCACTTATAGCTTGGCTAGCTCTGTACTTGAGCCAGTATAATTTCTTGTAGTGTGTATTGTAGAATAAGCAACATTACGTACAGTCTGTTTGTTTAGCCAACTGCGCGGGCAGTAAACTTGCTTCTGCAAAAGAATTTGATTGGTTGCATTTGTATGATTAGATTTATGAACTAGGTTGGAACTGGGATGATTTAAAGGAGCTAGCTCAGGGATCCTTGGCTGGACACCTTCTAGAGTGTGGTTGTCAACTCACCGGAGGATACTTCATGCATCCTGGTAAGATTACTATCTCACCCCAAAGATCTAATGGAAGGTCATAAATATCGAGATACATgtttaatattttacattttctctaTCACAGGGGACAAATATCGAGACATGTCTTTGCCGTCTCTTTTGGATTTGTCACTTCCTTATGCAGAAATAAGCTTTGATGGACAAGTTTGCGTAGCAAAGGCAGAGAGCAGTGGCGGGGTATTGAATTTCAGTACTTGTGCCCAACAACTTCTATACGAGGTGGGAGATCCAGGTGCTTATATCACTCCTGATGTGGTAAGTTCTGTCATTGAAGAATTCATAGTAGCAAGGGTGTTTAATGGACACAAAATTTGAATTATATTGTCTTCAAATGTAGGTAATTGATCTTAGGGATGTTTCTTTTCATCCATTGTCAAGTTGTCGTGTTCTCTGCACTGGAGCAAAATCATCCATGGGATCCTGGCCTGATAAACTCTTGCGCTTGGTTCCAAAGGTAAGATTTATATGCACCATTTAGGAATACTGTGAAGAATCAAATCTCATGGTTTAGTTTTTCTTAGGCGTCAATGACCGGTTCAATTTCAAACTTGATAATTATTTTCTGCTTGCATTTGACCATTTCTAGTTTGGAGATTTTCATAAGCAAGTTCTTGGCTGTGTTTGAATTCATTTTTCCCAGAGTTGTGGTTGGAAAGGATGGGGGGAGATCTCTTATGGAGGCTATGAATGTGTCGCACGTGCTAAAGCTGCTGAATATCTTGTAAGGTCAGTAATtgaattaagggtcaaaatgACCCTCAAACTTGCCAGCCAAAATCAATTTAGCCTAAATCGAAGTTTAAGTATCAACTCAGCCCTTAAGTTGGCAAATTTTGACAAATCAAcccaaattttataaattattggTATTAAAACTGATTCTATCTGGgtcaatttgtcaaaatttgCAAACTTGAGGCTGAGTTGATACCTAAACTTCGATTTTGGCTAAATTGATCTTCGCTGCCAATTTTAGGGACcattttgacccttaattcGTCAGTAATTACAAGTGTATGATACATTAGACTGGTGTCAACCTTTTCATAGAAAGGCGTGAAGTATATTTGACTAATATGGTTTTGAAGGTTCCcttctaatttattttgaattttaaacACTTCTATGGAGTAATGTATTCCTACCATTTTTTTATTAGGTCAGATCGTGGATGGAAGAAGTATGTCCTGGTGTTAGTTGTAATATATTGTCATATATTATTGGGCTCGACAGCCTGAAGGCAAATGTGATGAATGATGACACTTCTGTGTGTACTAATATTCAAGACATAAGGTTACGCATGGATGGCTTATTCGAGTTGAAGGAGCAAGCGGTCCAGTTTACCAGAGAGTTCACAGCTTTATATACAAATGGACCAGCTGGTGGTGGTGGTATTAGGTCAGTTTCTCATTTTCTTGCTACCTTTAGTTTTCAGTAAAAGCACCTCGTTTACTGCAATAGTCATAGATACGATAACACGAATAGTCATAGATATGATAACACGAATAGTGGTAACCCGCAAATTAAACATTAACACGATTCCCATAACCTGATTCGTGTAACCCACAAATTAAACGAATTAGGGTTGAGGCTTAATGGATACGGGTCATAAATGGGTCGACACGATTAACCCGTAAAATAAACAGGTTGGGTAGCGGGTTGACTCGTCAATCCGTTAGTTACTTGTTTAACCCGTTTAACTTAAcgataaataatataattttattgtaCTTAGTTGAATTTTGACTTGTGAGATTGAATTTTAGCTTGTTTAGAGCATCTCCAGCATACTACATTGTTGAGctctttaaattaaattttgaggAGTTTGGATTAAATAACCAAGAAAAAATGTACGTAGACAATTAAATAACTGTCAAACAAGCCTTTTCAAAATTTTGATAACGTAGGGctgaaattgatcttgcttaaaAACGGTAGGGTTAAATTTGGACCATTTCATTAGAGAGCTAAATCTGCATTTTTTTGAAACGTTAGGGTCAATTTTGATCCTTATCCCAAACAATTATGTTGTCATTTATTATCATCTGGGCTTTTCCATGAATCATCTAATCTAACTAATTAGATTTAGTAGTAAGGTAAGTTCCCATTTGTGATTTGCTTAAAATCAAGTCTTGTACAATTATACTATAGGACTGTTTATACATACGTATCATTTCGGAGCCTGTTTGACACTCTTGTTCGGAGGTGTTTCccttgttatattttttttttttagaaaaaacagTGATaattccaaaaataatttctGTGCTTTCG encodes:
- the LOC136220778 gene encoding uncharacterized protein isoform X1, with amino-acid sequence MSMEYQDWSDIHDCVVNLRNNHHRRKEKVYIGCGAGFGGDRPSAALKLLQRVKELDYLVLECLAERTLADRYQAMSSGGDGYDSRISDWMSLLLPLAVESGTCIITNMGAMDPLGAQERVLETACNMGLTVSVAVAHELSSNRSGSGSQPRKSNVMESGISTYLGAAPIVECLEKYQPNVIITSRIADAALFLAPMIYELGWNWDDLKELAQGSLAGHLLECGCQLTGGYFMHPGDKYRDMSLPSLLDLSLPYAEISFDGQVCVAKAESSGGVLNFSTCAQQLLYEVGDPGAYITPDVVIDLRDVSFHPLSSCRVLCTGAKSSMGSWPDKLLRLVPKSCGWKGWGEISYGGYECVARAKAAEYLVRSWMEEVCPGVSCNILSYIIGLDSLKANVMNDDTSVCTNIQDIRLRMDGLFELKEQAVQFTREFTALYTNGPAGGGGISTGCKKEIVLEKQLVGRENVFWQTGVRCSKGTDLNKEEIRCEETVKTCEATLSKSNRDHCHKERNLPAPASAPAPAGENVFWQTGVRCSKGRDSNKKETRCEEAVKTSSRDDCREERNPPAPAPAPAGKKIPLYSVAHSRAGDKGNDMNFSIIPHYAPDIERLKKAVTPLWVKGLLVVSNLCSKKWVDEEVSVEIYEVKGINSLNVVVRNVLDGGVNCSRRIDRHGKTISDLVLSHHIVLPPP
- the LOC136220778 gene encoding uncharacterized protein isoform X2, whose product is MSMEYQDWSDIHDCVVNLRNNHHRRKEKVYIGCGAGFGGDRPSAALKLLQRVKELDYLVLECLAERTLADRYQAMSSGGDGYDSRISDWMSLLLPLAVESGTCIITNMGAMDPLGAQERVLETACNMGLTVSVAVAHELSSNRSGSGSQPRKSNVMESGISTYLGAAPIVECLEKYQPNVIITSRIADAALFLAPMIYELGWNWDDLKELAQGSLAGHLLECGCQLTGGYFMHPGDKYRDMSLPSLLDLSLPYAEISFDGQVCVAKAESSGGVLNFSTCAQQLLYEVGDPGAYITPDVVIDLRDVSFHPLSSCRVLCTGAKSSMGSWPDKLLRLVPKSCGWKGWGEISYGGYECVARAKAAEYLVRSWMEEVCPGVSCNILSYIIGLDSLKANVMNDDTSVCTNIQDIRLRMDGLFELKEQAVQFTREFTALYTNGPAGGGGISTGCKKEIVLEKQLVGRENVFWQTGVRCSKGTDLNKEEIRCEETVKTCEATLSKSNRDHCHKERNLPAPASAPAPAGENVFWQTGVRCSKGRDSNKKETRCEEAVKTSSRDDCREERNPPAPAPAPAGKKIPLYSVAHSRAGDKGNDMNFSIIPHYAPDIERLKKAVTPLWVKGLLVVSNLCSKKWVDEEVSVEIYEVKGINSLNVVVRNVLDGGVNCSRRIDRHGKTISDLVLSHHIVLPPP